A window of the Astyanax mexicanus isolate ESR-SI-001 chromosome 22, AstMex3_surface, whole genome shotgun sequence genome harbors these coding sequences:
- the LOC111190038 gene encoding H-2 class I histocompatibility antigen, Q9 alpha chain-like: MKSLTYFLLLTFIIQSSSAATHSLRYFYTAVTSGINFPEFTVVGQVDGQQIVYYDSDDRKMTPKTDWIKKVADYDPDYWDRQTQGAQGDQEVFKVNVQTAMQRFNQTKGVHTVQWMYGCELDDDGTKRGYDQYGYDGLDFISLDLNTVTWTAPTFQAVISKQKLEKVGEAKYVKNYLENGCIEWLEKYLGYRAVLERKVSPDVSLFQKDSSSPVVCHATGFFPKAVMISWQKNGEELNEDVDLRETLPNQDGTFQKRSILNVSPEELKNNKYTCVVQHSSLEKELVRKFEPAGGMGVIVGAVVAVLLLVLVAVGVGVVVWKKKKSGFKFVPVNPNGSTDGENSSTNS; this comes from the exons ATGAAAAGCTTGACTTATTTTCTTCTTCTAACCTTCATTATTCAGTCGTCTTCAGCAG ccACACACTCTCTGCGGTATTTCTACACTGCAGTAACTTCAGGAATAAACTTCCCAGAATTCACTGTGGTTGGTCAGGTGGATGGACAGCAGATTGTGTACTATGACAGTGACGACCGGAAGATGACCCCAAAGACAGACTGGATAAAGAAGGTTGCTGATTATGATCCAGATTATtgggacagacagacacagggCGCACAGGGTGACCAGGAGGTCTTCAAAGTCAATGTGCAGACAGCAATGCAGCGCTTCAACCAGACTAAAG GAGTTCATACAGTGCAGTGGATGTACGGTTGTGAGCTGGATGATGATGGAACTAAGAGAGGATATGATCAGTACGGTTATGATGGATTAGATTTCATCAGTCTGGATCTGAACACTGTAACCTGGACTGCACCGACGTTTCAAGCTGTCATCAGCAAACAGAAGTTGGAGAAAGTCGGGGAAGCTAAATACGTGAAGAACTACCTGGAGAATGGGTGTATTGAGTGGTTAGAGAAGTATTTGGGATACAGAGCTGTTCTGGAGAGGAAAG tttcTCCTGATGTGTCTCTGTTCCAGAAGGACTCTTCTTCTCCAGTGGTGTGTCACGCTACAGGGTTCTTCCCCAAAGCAGTGATGATCTCCTGGCAGAAGAACGGAGAGGAACTGAATGAGGACGTGGATCTCAGAGAGACGCTGCCCAACCAGGATGGAACCTTCCAGAAGAGAAGCATTCTGAACGTCTCACCTGAGGAGCTGAAGAACAACAAGTACACCTGTGTAGTTCAGCACAGCAGCCTGGAGAAGGAGCTGGTCAGAAAGTTTGAGCCAG CTGGAGGTATGGGTGTGATCGTTGGGGCAGTGGTGGCTGTTCTCCTGCTCGTCCTTGTCGCTGTCGGTGTTGGAGTTGTTGTTTGGAAGAAGAAGAAGTCTG gCTTCAAATTTGTTCCAGTCAACCCCAATGGAT cCACTGATGGAGAGAATTCATCCACCAACTCCTAG